A window of Leeia speluncae contains these coding sequences:
- a CDS encoding NAD(P)-dependent oxidoreductase yields the protein MKVALVAPTGNIGSHIAKELLANGHEVIGIVRSEKAVPAELAGVSFKVVDIADTTAFAAAIAGADALASAYGPALDNIDSVGLVAEQLVAAAKVAGVNRLIVVGGAGSLEVAPGMQLVDLPDFPDAYKPYALAHRKAFNYLQTVNDLDWTFFSPAAEIGPGEKLGGFTVQEKRFLANAKGESRIHYPDYAIAFVSELVAKQHLKTIITVAYQ from the coding sequence ATGAAAGTCGCGTTAGTTGCCCCAACCGGAAATATTGGCTCTCATATCGCAAAAGAGCTATTAGCCAACGGTCACGAAGTCATCGGAATTGTTCGCTCAGAAAAAGCAGTACCTGCAGAATTAGCAGGCGTTAGCTTTAAAGTGGTTGATATTGCAGATACCACCGCATTTGCGGCTGCAATTGCCGGTGCGGATGCTTTGGCTAGTGCTTACGGCCCTGCATTAGATAATATTGATTCTGTAGGTTTGGTGGCAGAACAACTAGTGGCTGCAGCCAAAGTGGCTGGTGTAAATCGCTTAATCGTCGTGGGTGGGGCAGGTAGCTTAGAAGTGGCGCCAGGCATGCAGTTGGTCGATTTGCCAGATTTCCCAGATGCTTACAAGCCATACGCGCTAGCGCACCGTAAAGCGTTTAATTACCTACAAACGGTGAATGATCTAGACTGGACATTTTTCTCCCCAGCCGCTGAAATTGGCCCTGGTGAAAAACTAGGGGGCTTTACTGTGCAAGAAAAGCGTTTCTTGGCCAATGCAAAGGGTGAAAGCCGTATTCATTACCCAGACTACGCAATTGCTTTTGTTAGTGAATTAGTGGCTAAGCAGCATTTAAAAACGATTATCACCGTTGCTTACCAATAA
- a CDS encoding DsbA family protein, protein MTQQTLIYVHDPLCGWCYAVAPLMKAASQLPDLQIKLFAGGLFIGDNRQQLSKLKSYIMPHDQRIAAMTGQVYSDEYFNGLLNDPTVILDSAIPMAAIIAVDRLSGKALEMQHRIQHAHYAEAKKVMDPSVLADLAVELGIDRAEFEAEMAKVDETALVQEINQAHQWLQRLGGRGFPTLGLQIGDEIYALPVSEYLGQVDKWLAMLASKLPAKAESSDLPFCSPDGCTPVAE, encoded by the coding sequence ATGACCCAACAAACACTTATTTACGTGCATGATCCCCTGTGCGGCTGGTGCTATGCAGTGGCACCCCTAATGAAAGCGGCAAGCCAGCTACCAGATTTGCAAATCAAACTATTTGCCGGTGGTTTATTTATTGGCGATAACCGTCAGCAGTTGTCCAAATTAAAAAGCTACATCATGCCGCATGATCAACGGATTGCTGCCATGACAGGGCAAGTTTATTCGGATGAATACTTTAATGGCTTGTTGAATGACCCTACGGTTATTCTAGACTCTGCCATCCCCATGGCGGCCATTATTGCTGTCGATCGCTTAAGTGGGAAAGCATTGGAAATGCAGCACCGAATTCAACATGCGCATTATGCGGAAGCTAAAAAAGTCATGGATCCTTCTGTACTAGCGGATTTGGCGGTTGAGCTAGGGATTGATCGTGCTGAATTTGAAGCAGAAATGGCGAAAGTAGATGAAACGGCGCTGGTGCAAGAAATTAACCAAGCACATCAGTGGCTACAACGCTTGGGTGGAAGAGGTTTTCCAACCTTAGGGTTACAAATTGGCGATGAAATATATGCGCTACCTGTTAGCGAATACCTTGGTCAGGTAGATAAATGGTTGGCAATGCTGGCTAGCAAATTACCTGCAAAGGCGGAATCTTCAGACCTACCATTCTGTTCGCCAGATGGTTGTACGCCTGTAGCGGAGTAA
- the ygiD gene encoding 4,5-DOPA dioxygenase extradiol, protein MNRRDHLKTMLAGLVASIGFIPEANAEKTKQATPVKMPVLFVGHGSPMNAISDNPYTRHLQKLGKQLPTPHAIVVISAHWVRNDTRVMISAKPETIHDFGGFPQALFDMQYPAPGSPALGKQIQQLMAPVNVIGDAKWGLDHGAWTVLHHLYPKANIPVIQLSMNANLTLVQHMQVGAALQTLRQQGVLILGSGNIVHNIPMAQDRMASKPFEWAAAFDELTKEGLLHRNLGQLLATDKRQAQLWQLSHPTIEHYLPLLYTLGASNSTDKVSFPYEGFQEGAFSMRSVLFS, encoded by the coding sequence ATGAACCGTCGTGATCATCTAAAAACGATGTTAGCAGGCTTAGTGGCCAGCATTGGTTTTATTCCAGAAGCCAATGCAGAGAAAACAAAGCAAGCTACACCAGTCAAAATGCCGGTTTTATTTGTCGGGCATGGCTCTCCAATGAACGCGATTAGTGATAATCCCTACACGCGCCATTTGCAGAAGCTAGGTAAGCAACTACCTACACCGCATGCAATCGTGGTGATTTCTGCGCACTGGGTCAGAAACGATACCCGTGTAATGATTTCCGCCAAGCCAGAGACAATCCACGATTTTGGTGGGTTTCCGCAAGCCTTGTTTGATATGCAATACCCCGCACCGGGCTCGCCTGCATTGGGTAAGCAAATTCAACAATTAATGGCCCCGGTGAATGTCATAGGTGATGCGAAATGGGGCTTAGATCATGGTGCTTGGACGGTGCTGCATCACTTATATCCCAAGGCCAACATCCCTGTGATTCAGCTTTCTATGAATGCCAATTTGACGCTTGTCCAACATATGCAAGTGGGGGCTGCTTTGCAGACTCTCCGCCAGCAAGGTGTGTTGATTTTGGGTAGTGGGAATATCGTACATAACATTCCCATGGCGCAAGACAGAATGGCATCCAAACCATTTGAATGGGCGGCAGCATTTGATGAGCTAACCAAAGAAGGGTTATTGCATCGAAACCTTGGACAATTACTCGCAACGGATAAGCGCCAAGCACAACTCTGGCAATTATCTCATCCAACTATCGAGCATTACTTGCCCTTGCTGTACACCCTAGGGGCCAGCAATAGCACCGATAAAGTTAGCTTTCCTTACGAGGGCTTTCAAGAAGGCGCATTTTCTATGCGATCGGTGCTATTTAGTTAA
- a CDS encoding DMT family transporter, which yields MSWVMLFFAGLLEVVWAYTMKLSGGFSKPIPSAITLIAMIGSVILLSYSMRTLPLGTAYTVWTGIGAVGAFIAGVIWLGEPLTTMRIMAALLIVSGLVLMKLSGSH from the coding sequence ATGTCTTGGGTAATGTTATTTTTTGCAGGTCTTTTAGAAGTAGTCTGGGCGTATACCATGAAGTTATCGGGCGGGTTTAGCAAGCCGATTCCTTCTGCAATCACCTTAATTGCCATGATTGGGAGTGTGATTTTGCTTTCATACTCTATGCGCACGCTTCCCCTTGGTACAGCTTATACGGTCTGGACAGGCATTGGTGCGGTAGGTGCATTTATAGCTGGGGTAATTTGGTTGGGAGAGCCATTAACCACCATGCGGATAATGGCTGCTTTATTGATTGTGAGTGGGCTGGTGTTAATGAAACTGTCTGGCTCTCATTAA
- a CDS encoding AzlD domain-containing protein, whose protein sequence is MLHDKWLLWTTIILIGLGTFLPRSSFIVLGQRAQLPRSIQRALKFAPACALAGLILPDILLSHNQLDLDPFSPKIIATVVAVVTIMVSRSPWLPFITGMVAIVLAGYL, encoded by the coding sequence ATGCTGCATGATAAATGGCTACTCTGGACGACAATCATCCTTATTGGTTTAGGCACTTTCTTGCCAAGAAGTAGTTTTATTGTTTTAGGCCAGCGGGCACAATTACCTCGATCTATTCAGCGGGCGTTAAAATTTGCACCGGCCTGTGCGCTAGCCGGTTTGATTCTGCCAGATATTTTACTCTCGCATAATCAGCTAGATTTAGATCCATTTAGCCCCAAAATTATCGCCACGGTGGTGGCAGTAGTGACCATCATGGTTTCACGCAGCCCATGGCTTCCGTTTATTACTGGCATGGTCGCAATTGTATTGGCCGGTTATTTATAA
- a CDS encoding AzlC family ABC transporter permease, whose translation MNLQFKNAFREGIQQYFSLSLAMIPWAMATAIAMRGAGYSTFETFAINLIVYGATAQLGTMPLVISGAPLWLIAITAVALNLRFLIFSAIIAPAFHDMPKKRRWLAGYLLSDGVVAAFSSKLLGEKNQDVRWGTFLGPSTLNWVMWQLSTWVGLVIGSSLPPDLPIGFMATIALLALVVPMLIKDKSILVGALVSGTLAVLLRNFPLKLGFLLAILIGMTAGVLWENWQTRKPTNAA comes from the coding sequence ATGAACCTTCAGTTTAAAAATGCTTTCCGTGAAGGCATTCAGCAGTATTTTTCCCTCTCTCTTGCGATGATTCCTTGGGCGATGGCGACTGCCATTGCAATGCGTGGCGCGGGGTATTCTACGTTCGAAACCTTTGCGATCAATCTAATTGTCTATGGTGCAACTGCGCAGCTTGGCACAATGCCGCTTGTAATTAGCGGTGCGCCACTTTGGTTAATTGCTATTACGGCGGTGGCGCTTAACCTGCGATTTTTGATTTTTAGCGCGATTATTGCACCTGCGTTTCATGATATGCCAAAGAAACGTCGTTGGTTGGCTGGCTATTTACTGAGCGATGGCGTGGTAGCGGCGTTTAGCAGCAAATTATTGGGTGAAAAAAATCAGGATGTTCGCTGGGGCACCTTCTTAGGCCCATCCACTCTCAATTGGGTGATGTGGCAGCTAAGCACTTGGGTCGGGTTAGTGATTGGTAGCAGCTTACCGCCAGATTTACCCATTGGTTTTATGGCGACCATCGCCCTACTCGCTTTAGTCGTCCCGATGCTGATCAAAGATAAAAGCATTTTGGTAGGTGCTCTAGTGAGCGGAACTCTAGCGGTTTTACTTAGAAACTTTCCATTAAAACTGGGTTTTTTGCTGGCGATTTTAATTGGGATGACTGCTGGCGTGCTTTGGGAAAATTGGCAAACAAGGAAGCCGACAAATGCTGCATGA
- a CDS encoding benzoate/H(+) symporter BenE family transporter — MWKDVSLSAIVAGLIAVTISYAGPALIIFQAGNAAGLSQSVMASWIWAVSIGSGVAGLWLSYRYKAPVITAWSTPGAALLLSCLGQVSFPEVIGAYCFASFLILVLGMTGGFDKIISWIPKEIAAAMLAGILFRFASETMTALHDLPMLVVPMFLAFLVLRKLLPRYAILLVLCVGVIISAEMGLLHLGNVHLAVMQPVWTTPQFSLAGIIGIGLPLAMVTITGQFVPGIAVMQNAGYETAAKPMVSVTSLAALLLAPFGAHGINLAAITAAICTGRESHEDPKKRYIAGIVAGAFYIVVGMVGGALVALFAALPKALVITIAGLALLGALMNGLAVAMSNEQQRESALITFVVTASGVTLVGLGAPFWGLIAGMIAKWLLEGRGLSLVLAWKKS, encoded by the coding sequence ATGTGGAAGGATGTGTCGTTGTCTGCCATTGTGGCGGGGCTGATCGCGGTGACGATCTCGTATGCGGGGCCGGCTTTGATTATTTTTCAGGCGGGGAATGCAGCGGGGCTAAGCCAGTCGGTCATGGCTTCCTGGATCTGGGCGGTATCGATTGGTAGTGGGGTAGCAGGGCTGTGGTTGAGCTATCGCTACAAAGCGCCGGTCATTACCGCATGGTCTACACCGGGGGCTGCACTATTGCTTAGCTGCCTGGGGCAGGTGAGTTTCCCGGAAGTCATTGGTGCTTATTGTTTTGCTAGCTTTTTGATTCTGGTGCTGGGGATGACGGGCGGCTTTGACAAGATCATTAGCTGGATTCCCAAAGAAATAGCCGCCGCAATGTTGGCGGGCATTTTGTTCCGGTTTGCATCAGAAACGATGACCGCCTTGCATGATTTGCCCATGCTAGTCGTGCCAATGTTTCTTGCCTTCTTGGTGTTGCGCAAGCTACTGCCACGCTATGCCATTTTGCTGGTGCTGTGTGTGGGAGTCATCATTTCTGCAGAAATGGGTTTATTGCATCTTGGCAATGTACATCTGGCGGTGATGCAACCTGTTTGGACTACGCCGCAATTTAGCCTAGCGGGGATTATCGGGATTGGTTTGCCGCTAGCCATGGTGACGATTACCGGGCAGTTTGTGCCGGGGATTGCCGTGATGCAGAACGCAGGCTATGAAACCGCTGCCAAACCAATGGTATCAGTCACCTCTCTAGCTGCCCTGTTGCTAGCGCCATTTGGTGCGCATGGTATTAACTTGGCTGCCATTACCGCTGCTATATGCACCGGACGGGAATCGCATGAAGACCCTAAAAAACGCTACATTGCCGGTATTGTGGCGGGTGCGTTTTATATTGTAGTGGGGATGGTGGGCGGGGCATTAGTGGCGCTGTTCGCTGCCTTACCAAAAGCACTGGTGATTACCATTGCCGGTTTGGCACTGCTGGGGGCGTTAATGAATGGCTTGGCAGTCGCCATGAGTAACGAGCAGCAACGCGAAAGTGCGCTGATTACTTTTGTTGTGACAGCCTCTGGCGTGACGCTGGTAGGCTTAGGCGCGCCATTCTGGGGGCTGATTGCCGGAATGATTGCCAAGTGGTTGCTAGAAGGGCGCGGATTATCGCTAGTGCTGGCTTGGAAGAAAAGTTAA
- the argG gene encoding argininosuccinate synthase produces MARHHDMATILQNIPSGQKVGIAFSGGLDTSAALLWMRNKGAVPYAYTANLGQPDETDYDSIPRRAKEYGAENARLIDCRAQLVAEGIAALQAGAFHITTAGSTYFNTTPIGRAVTGTMLVAAMKEDDVNIWGDGSTYKGNDIERFYRYGLLTNPELKIYKPWLDQTFIDELGGRSEMSQYMAQYGFEYKMSAEKAYSTDSNLLGATHEAKDLEFLSTSLKIVKPIMGVAFWRDDVEVKPEEVTIRFVEGQPVALNGVEYNDPVELMLEANRIGGRHGLGMSDQIENRIIEAKSRGIYEAPGMALLFIAYERLVTGIHNEDTIEQYRENGRRLGRLLYQGRWFDSQALMLRETAQRWVARAITGEVTIELRRGNDYSILDTRSGNLTYKPERLTMEKNESSFTPLDRIGQLTMRNHDIADTRDKLMTYTEAGLLAASSASALPNLKSEEGK; encoded by the coding sequence GTGGCCAGACATCACGACATGGCAACCATTCTTCAGAATATTCCTTCAGGTCAGAAAGTCGGCATCGCATTTTCTGGCGGTCTAGATACCAGCGCAGCCCTATTGTGGATGCGTAACAAAGGCGCGGTTCCTTACGCGTATACAGCTAACCTTGGCCAACCGGATGAGACCGATTACGACTCTATCCCACGTCGTGCTAAAGAATACGGTGCAGAAAATGCCCGTCTGATCGACTGCCGTGCACAACTAGTGGCAGAAGGTATTGCCGCTTTGCAAGCTGGCGCGTTCCATATTACGACCGCAGGTTCTACTTACTTCAACACCACACCGATTGGCCGTGCCGTGACCGGTACCATGCTAGTGGCTGCGATGAAAGAAGACGATGTAAACATCTGGGGTGATGGCAGTACTTACAAAGGTAACGACATCGAGCGTTTCTACCGCTACGGTTTGTTGACCAACCCAGAACTGAAAATCTACAAGCCATGGCTTGACCAGACTTTTATTGATGAGTTGGGCGGCCGTTCTGAGATGTCTCAGTACATGGCGCAGTATGGTTTCGAGTACAAAATGAGTGCTGAAAAAGCCTACTCTACCGACTCTAACCTGCTAGGTGCGACCCACGAAGCGAAAGATCTGGAATTCCTAAGTACCAGCCTGAAGATTGTGAAGCCAATCATGGGTGTGGCGTTCTGGCGTGATGACGTAGAAGTGAAACCGGAAGAAGTAACTATCCGCTTCGTGGAAGGTCAGCCAGTTGCCCTAAACGGCGTGGAATACAACGACCCTGTCGAACTGATGCTAGAAGCTAACCGCATTGGTGGCCGTCATGGTTTGGGCATGAGTGACCAGATCGAAAACCGTATTATCGAGGCGAAGAGCCGTGGTATTTACGAAGCTCCAGGGATGGCACTGCTGTTTATCGCTTACGAGCGTCTGGTAACTGGTATCCATAACGAAGACACTATCGAACAATACCGTGAAAACGGTCGTCGTTTGGGTCGTTTGTTGTACCAAGGCCGTTGGTTCGATTCTCAAGCGCTAATGCTGCGTGAAACCGCTCAGCGTTGGGTGGCTCGTGCAATCACTGGTGAAGTGACCATCGAACTACGTCGCGGTAACGATTACTCTATCTTGGATACCCGTTCTGGCAACCTGACTTACAAGCCGGAGCGTCTGACCATGGAGAAGAACGAATCTTCGTTCACCCCACTAGACCGTATCGGCCAATTGACCATGCGTAACCACGATATCGCGGATACACGTGATAAGTTGATGACTTATACCGAAGCTGGCCTGCTAGCTGCATCTAGCGCCTCTGCGCTACCAAACCTGAAAAGCGAAGAAGGCAAATAA
- a CDS encoding DUF4231 domain-containing protein: MTPEDYIETRVVQYQNWYNGKAVSSKSRYLQMRAFSVVGGSLVPVLVNVSSKYTFLGASVTQWAVTVISLLVVVCVSLESVFHYREQWKNYRSTEQLLGHERFLFQSRVGRYQGMNDPEAFRLFVERVEEAIAIENSATLNVMTMANQTIESTKHA, from the coding sequence ATGACACCCGAGGACTACATCGAGACGCGCGTTGTTCAGTATCAAAATTGGTACAACGGCAAGGCTGTCAGCAGCAAGAGTCGATATTTGCAAATGCGCGCGTTCTCAGTCGTTGGTGGTAGTCTTGTTCCCGTGTTGGTGAATGTGAGTTCCAAGTACACGTTCCTTGGCGCATCAGTAACCCAGTGGGCTGTCACGGTTATCAGTCTCTTGGTGGTAGTTTGTGTTTCGCTTGAAAGCGTTTTCCACTACCGCGAGCAGTGGAAAAACTATCGCTCAACGGAGCAGTTGTTAGGACACGAGCGGTTCTTGTTTCAGTCGAGAGTAGGTCGCTATCAAGGAATGAACGACCCAGAAGCGTTCCGCCTATTCGTTGAGCGTGTAGAGGAGGCAATTGCGATTGAGAATTCTGCGACCCTCAACGTAATGACCATGGCGAATCAAACGATTGAATCAACTAAGCACGCCTAG
- a CDS encoding aminotransferase-like domain-containing protein, with amino-acid sequence MTFKYRHLADKLISDINANRLQAGQRMPSIRALSQQYKISITTALKTYEQLEAEGYLISRPQAGFFVRPRPKQLGELSLPAFRPVVGSVDNEALLYEIQSAANDPHRIGLGTVMIAPELLPLAALQRSLQRTLRNRPLVASTYCPPSGEPELCAALSHHFGEDGIHLPAHELHITNGCMSALSLAISATTQPGDNIAIPSPCFSGQLQLLASLGRNVVEIPSAASGLDMDALAQSMASGQVQACLVTANFQNPLGYCLTSAQKQQLATLASRYQCPIVEDDVFGECGYHPQRPLPIKSWDQTGDVLWCGSFSKTLAPGYRVGWCGPGRYAPAFSRLHLSQSLAVNSPLQLALADFVHSGEYRRHLKRLRIDLARQVDALRCYVEAQFPPGCTVTHPQGGLALWVQLPEGCNGMQLYEDAKMHGINVVPGAVFSARELYHNAVRLNAGNPWDEKIKDAVDVLADLIKRQVHSIDEGEC; translated from the coding sequence GTGACTTTTAAATACCGACATCTGGCCGATAAACTGATCAGCGACATCAATGCCAACCGTTTGCAGGCGGGGCAGCGCATGCCTTCCATTCGGGCGTTGAGTCAACAGTATAAAATCAGCATCACCACCGCATTAAAGACCTATGAACAACTTGAAGCCGAAGGTTATTTAATATCGCGACCTCAGGCTGGTTTCTTCGTTCGCCCACGGCCAAAGCAGCTAGGAGAACTATCACTACCGGCATTCCGCCCAGTAGTGGGTAGCGTAGATAATGAAGCGCTGCTGTATGAGATCCAGTCGGCAGCGAATGACCCACACCGGATTGGCTTGGGCACGGTCATGATCGCCCCAGAGCTGTTGCCATTAGCCGCCTTACAAAGAAGTCTGCAACGAACCTTAAGAAATCGCCCCTTGGTTGCCAGTACCTACTGCCCACCCAGTGGCGAACCGGAACTTTGCGCGGCCCTCAGTCATCATTTTGGTGAGGATGGCATTCATCTGCCTGCACACGAACTCCACATTACCAACGGATGTATGTCTGCCTTGAGTCTGGCAATCTCTGCCACCACCCAGCCGGGGGACAATATCGCCATCCCCTCCCCCTGTTTCAGCGGGCAGCTTCAATTGTTGGCCAGCCTTGGGCGCAACGTAGTGGAAATTCCCTCTGCTGCCAGTGGCTTGGACATGGATGCGTTAGCACAAAGCATGGCCAGCGGTCAGGTGCAGGCGTGTCTGGTCACTGCCAATTTTCAGAACCCATTGGGGTATTGTTTAACCTCTGCACAAAAGCAGCAGCTTGCGACGCTGGCCAGCCGCTACCAATGCCCGATCGTGGAAGATGATGTATTTGGCGAGTGTGGCTATCACCCGCAGCGGCCACTGCCGATTAAAAGTTGGGATCAGACTGGCGATGTACTATGGTGCGGATCGTTTTCCAAGACGCTGGCCCCCGGCTACCGTGTAGGCTGGTGCGGCCCCGGACGCTATGCACCGGCGTTTAGTCGCCTGCATTTAAGCCAAAGCCTGGCTGTGAACTCGCCACTGCAACTGGCACTGGCCGATTTTGTACATAGTGGCGAATATCGTCGGCATCTGAAAAGACTGCGCATCGACCTGGCTCGACAAGTAGATGCATTAAGGTGTTATGTGGAAGCCCAGTTCCCACCCGGCTGTACGGTCACTCACCCACAGGGCGGGCTCGCCTTATGGGTGCAACTGCCGGAAGGATGTAACGGGATGCAGCTGTACGAAGACGCCAAGATGCACGGTATCAATGTGGTACCCGGCGCCGTATTTAGTGCACGGGAGTTATACCACAATGCCGTTCGGCTAAATGCCGGCAACCCATGGGATGAAAAAATTAAAGACGCCGTCGACGTATTGGCCGATCTGATTAAACGCCAGGTTCACAGTATTGATGAAGGCGAATGCTAA